A single genomic interval of Polyangia bacterium harbors:
- a CDS encoding polyprenol monophosphomannose synthase: MSADTLIVIPTYNERECLPAIVPAVRAVVPAATVLVVDDNSPDGTGALADELAARDAQVQVLHRAGKEGLGAAYLAAFRLALAPGGRWRRVVQMDADFSHDPKDVPRLLTTLDHGADLAIGSRYVSGGGTQNWGLGRQLISRGGGFYARMVLGIGVRDLTAGFKAWKLPTLARLDLDSISAKGYGFQIEMTYRTVQAGLRVVELPIRFIDRRVGNSKMAGSIFFEALTLVWKLRAQVNEKSA, translated from the coding sequence ATGTCTGCCGACACGCTGATCGTCATCCCCACCTACAACGAGCGCGAGTGCTTGCCCGCCATCGTCCCCGCCGTGCGGGCGGTGGTGCCGGCAGCGACGGTGCTGGTGGTCGACGACAACTCGCCCGACGGCACCGGCGCCCTGGCCGATGAGCTGGCGGCGCGCGACGCCCAGGTGCAGGTTCTCCACCGCGCCGGGAAGGAGGGTCTGGGGGCCGCGTACCTGGCGGCGTTTCGACTGGCGCTGGCGCCGGGCGGGCGCTGGCGGCGGGTGGTGCAGATGGACGCTGATTTCTCGCACGATCCGAAGGACGTGCCGCGCCTGCTGACCACCCTGGACCACGGCGCCGACCTGGCCATTGGCTCTCGGTATGTGTCGGGTGGCGGCACGCAGAACTGGGGCCTCGGTCGGCAGCTCATCAGCCGGGGCGGGGGATTTTATGCGCGCATGGTGCTGGGCATCGGCGTGCGCGATCTGACCGCCGGTTTCAAGGCCTGGAAGCTGCCGACGCTGGCGCGGCTGGATCTGGATTCGATCAGCGCCAAGGGCTATGGGTTTCAGATCGAGATGACCTACCGGACGGTGCAAGCCGGCCTGCGCGTCGTCGAGCTTCCGATCCGTTTCATCGATCGGCGGGTCGGCAACTCCAAGATGGCCGGATCGATCTTCTTCGAGGCGCTGACCCTGGTCTGGAAGCTGCGGGCGCAGGTGAACGAGAAATCCGCCTGA
- a CDS encoding class I SAM-dependent methyltransferase, with amino-acid sequence MKQAARHGDSQFAINWEIYHSPGIDRHYTATTLSRAETVVLLRYQPRFADRDVLDLGVGTGRTIAYLKPLARRYVCLDYSRPMVDHVRSNHPDVDVRWADMRDLSPWRADAFDFVFATSNVLDAVSHRDRLKVLSEVRRVLTADGVFVFSSHNRAFRQAGRGPQMEYSRNPITQVLLVGRYLRCWANHRRTVEGCCQRDDYALFDDPGHDFGLIHYYITSAHQTAQLDAAGFQLLDVVDGEGRSIRAGEDGSASPSLMYVARRR; translated from the coding sequence GTGAAACAGGCGGCTCGACACGGTGACTCCCAGTTCGCCATCAATTGGGAGATCTATCATTCGCCTGGGATCGACCGTCACTACACGGCGACCACTCTCAGTCGTGCCGAAACGGTGGTTCTGCTGCGATATCAACCCCGCTTTGCTGATCGCGATGTCCTCGATCTCGGAGTCGGAACCGGCAGGACCATTGCCTACCTGAAACCGCTGGCACGACGCTATGTCTGTCTCGATTACTCCCGTCCGATGGTCGATCACGTTCGCAGCAATCACCCTGATGTGGACGTCCGATGGGCCGACATGCGCGATCTGTCGCCGTGGCGCGCGGACGCCTTCGACTTTGTCTTCGCCACCAGCAACGTGCTGGATGCGGTGTCTCACCGCGACCGCTTGAAGGTGCTCAGTGAAGTTCGTCGCGTGCTCACCGCCGACGGCGTTTTCGTCTTCTCTTCCCACAATCGTGCCTTTCGCCAGGCTGGGCGCGGCCCCCAGATGGAATACTCGCGCAATCCGATCACGCAGGTTCTCCTGGTGGGACGCTATTTGCGCTGCTGGGCCAACCACCGGCGAACCGTGGAGGGTTGTTGTCAGAGGGACGACTACGCTCTATTTGATGATCCGGGACACGACTTCGGACTGATTCATTACTACATAACCAGCGCACATCAGACCGCGCAGCTTGATGCCGCCGGGTTTCAGCTGCTTGATGTGGTCGACGGCGAAGGCCGCAGCATTCGCGCCGGTGAGGACGGCTCGGCCAGCCCCAGCCTGATGTACGTCGCCCGTCGGAGATGA
- a CDS encoding sigma-54 dependent transcriptional regulator: MGNLPQGASVALVGEGRSNLDDTASAAAAAAARLASERERFGRMVGRSHAMQSVFDVLGKASYSDATILLEGETGTGKEVSAEAIHRGSRRRDKPFLVVDCGAMPPQLLESELFGHERGAFTGAVVARQGVFEAASGGTVFLDEIGELSIELQPKLLRVLERREVRRVGTNNYVPVNVRLIAATNRSLRDQVGAGKFRSDLYYRLAVVELKLPPLRERATDLPLLVEHVTRNLGPIDEQTATVIRSDEFLSALTHHSWPGNIRELRNYLERCVALRDFSPPQSFDAPRSVTSPEAAVNIGQSLREAREGWVSTFEKRYLEQLLRVHENRVSAAARAAGVDRIYFYRLLWKHGLRTRESTVRDNEEHPA; this comes from the coding sequence GTGGGAAATCTGCCTCAGGGCGCCAGCGTTGCGCTGGTCGGCGAGGGTCGGTCGAATCTCGATGACACTGCCTCCGCTGCCGCCGCCGCTGCTGCTCGCTTGGCATCCGAGCGCGAACGTTTCGGCCGCATGGTCGGACGCTCGCACGCCATGCAGAGCGTGTTCGACGTTCTGGGCAAGGCTTCGTACAGCGACGCAACCATCTTGCTGGAAGGTGAGACCGGCACCGGCAAGGAGGTCTCGGCCGAGGCCATCCACCGCGGCAGCCGCCGACGCGACAAACCGTTTCTGGTGGTCGATTGCGGCGCCATGCCGCCGCAGCTTCTGGAAAGCGAGCTCTTCGGTCACGAGCGCGGCGCCTTCACCGGCGCGGTGGTCGCCCGTCAGGGCGTCTTCGAGGCGGCCAGCGGGGGCACGGTGTTCCTCGACGAGATCGGCGAGCTTTCCATCGAGCTGCAGCCCAAGCTGCTGCGCGTGCTGGAGCGGCGCGAGGTCCGGCGCGTCGGCACCAACAACTACGTTCCGGTCAACGTCCGCCTGATCGCCGCCACCAATCGCAGCCTGCGCGACCAGGTCGGCGCCGGCAAGTTCCGTTCGGATCTCTACTACCGCCTGGCGGTCGTCGAGCTGAAGCTGCCGCCGCTGCGCGAGCGCGCCACCGACTTGCCCCTGCTGGTCGAACACGTCACCCGCAACCTCGGCCCCATCGACGAGCAGACGGCGACGGTGATTCGTTCCGATGAATTTCTTTCGGCGCTGACCCACCACAGCTGGCCGGGCAACATCCGCGAGCTGCGCAACTATCTGGAACGCTGCGTGGCCCTGCGCGATTTTTCGCCGCCACAATCGTTCGACGCCCCGAGGTCCGTGACCAGCCCGGAGGCGGCGGTGAACATCGGCCAGTCGCTGCGCGAAGCGCGCGAAGGCTGGGTCAGCACGTTCGAGAAACGTTACCTGGAACAATTGCTGCGGGTGCACGAAAACCGGGTCAGCGCCGCCGCCCGCGCCGCCGGGGTGGACCGCATTTATTTCTACCGCTTGCTGTGGAAGCACGGCCTGCGCACGCGTGAGTCCACCGTCCGCGACAACGAAGAGCATCCCGCCTAG
- a CDS encoding serine/threonine-protein kinase — protein sequence MEDYDKTRALGPHQSPAAAPTSAVADPDAMRPGTAAGAYLLTRELASGGGGTVYEARHKLLGRKAAVKILRRELAASPQMVARFLREALAVNMIKHPSIVDIYEFGELPDGRPFYVMELLEGHDLRKLLTERGRFPPEEVLQILGPVCSALEAAHAQGIVHRDLKASNIHIVNNNGKREVKLLDFGIAKLMQPENAEAGLTMVGTRLGTSYTMAPEQIRGDGVDPRTDIYALGVVTYHLLTGQYPFRAETMTDIERQHLESPPPRPSHAARVPPALDGVVLRAMDKNPDRRFPTVKAFFQALEDAVGTKSAVAETRARAAAIYVEVRMSESADADSDEILDDSSAVLDAAEQSFRAAGLLLPLQTGNAIIGAKVLSADTAQSRQESDEMLAIATALAGELAGRPTAHTDIHVNVAFHVDAAAVRDSAEAPGGREIVGGEIISIGSWAPRDNVDGVHVTASGSDG from the coding sequence GTGGAAGACTACGATAAGACCAGGGCCCTTGGGCCCCACCAGTCGCCTGCGGCGGCGCCGACGTCGGCGGTGGCCGATCCGGATGCGATGCGCCCAGGCACGGCCGCCGGCGCGTACCTCCTGACGCGCGAGCTGGCTTCGGGCGGCGGCGGCACGGTTTACGAGGCCCGGCACAAGTTACTGGGGCGCAAGGCGGCGGTGAAGATCCTGCGCCGCGAGCTGGCGGCTTCGCCGCAGATGGTGGCCCGCTTCCTGCGCGAAGCGCTGGCCGTCAACATGATCAAGCACCCCAGCATCGTAGACATTTATGAATTCGGCGAGCTGCCAGACGGCCGTCCGTTCTACGTGATGGAGCTTCTGGAAGGCCACGACCTGCGCAAGCTCCTGACCGAGCGCGGGCGGTTTCCTCCCGAGGAGGTGCTGCAGATCTTGGGGCCCGTCTGCTCGGCGCTGGAAGCGGCGCACGCGCAAGGGATCGTCCACCGCGATCTCAAGGCCAGCAACATCCACATCGTGAACAACAATGGCAAACGCGAGGTGAAGCTGCTGGACTTCGGCATCGCCAAGCTGATGCAGCCGGAGAACGCCGAGGCCGGCCTGACCATGGTGGGCACGCGTCTCGGCACGTCGTACACCATGGCGCCAGAACAGATTCGCGGCGACGGCGTCGATCCCCGCACGGATATCTATGCGCTGGGCGTGGTGACGTATCACTTGCTGACCGGGCAGTACCCGTTCCGCGCCGAGACCATGACCGACATCGAGCGCCAGCACCTGGAGTCGCCGCCGCCGCGTCCGAGCCACGCCGCCCGTGTTCCGCCCGCGCTGGACGGCGTCGTCCTGCGCGCCATGGACAAGAACCCAGATCGGCGGTTCCCCACCGTGAAGGCTTTTTTCCAGGCGCTGGAAGACGCCGTGGGAACCAAGTCAGCCGTCGCCGAGACCCGCGCCCGCGCCGCTGCCATCTACGTCGAGGTTCGCATGAGCGAGTCCGCCGACGCCGACAGCGACGAGATCCTGGACGACAGCTCGGCCGTGCTGGACGCCGCCGAGCAAAGCTTTCGCGCCGCCGGCTTGCTGCTGCCGCTGCAGACCGGCAACGCCATCATCGGCGCCAAGGTGCTGTCCGCCGACACCGCCCAGTCACGCCAGGAATCGGACGAGATGTTGGCCATCGCCACTGCACTGGCCGGCGAATTGGCCGGCCGCCCGACCGCGCACACCGACATCCACGTCAACGTCGCCTTCCACGTCGACGCCGCCGCCGTGAGGGATTCCGCCGAGGCGCCGGGCGGCCGCGAGATCGTCGGCGGCGAGATCATTTCCATCGGCAGCTGGGCGCCACGCGACAACGTCGACGGCGTCCACGTCACCGCGTCGGGCAGCGACGGCTGA
- a CDS encoding OPT family oligopeptide transporter: MPALPLPLPEATPAPAQTVSPASAGEIVSADPTKTAAVGPREATVRAIIVGSGIGVVLAAGNVYMGLKTAFIDGGSITAALLSFTLFSTFKQLSRHRPYTALENNITQTTASSAAIMAFVVGVSAPIPALSLMGRQFPAWALCAWGIGVALMGILIAAMLRRKLVIVEGLPFPTGAATAEVIETMYVGRETALLRARLLLLSALIGAGVTWFRDGHPAIIPGATMLPGTILGISAASLTLGINWSPLMASTGMFIGLRNALSLGLGAIITWALIAPRLVAAGIIQGGGYGAFVSWLVWPGLGLMTSSTLLPLLMGWRSIGRSLRDLPQLVRRPLSSGASSIGWFPMRNLVLVVSVGAVIAISQSVFHIHPAATVAGVLLSVILAGVCSRAAGETDIAPIGNAGTVTQLLFAGFGPVVSIMSGAIASGSSSQAAQTLWALKAGHRLKASPRAQIIGQMIGAVVGGLVVVPVYLIIVKTYGIGTESMPATSAISWKATAEAVRGGLAAMPPYGPAAGGLGIALGVLMCLCAPTRAGRFLPSPMVMGIAMLMPASLSIAAVLGALVLAAVRKARPDVDDNTVAAVAAGGMAGESIMGVIIAALIASGLF; encoded by the coding sequence ATGCCGGCGCTCCCTCTCCCGCTTCCTGAAGCGACGCCGGCCCCGGCCCAGACAGTAAGCCCCGCGTCGGCGGGCGAGATTGTCTCAGCCGATCCCACCAAGACCGCCGCCGTCGGTCCGCGCGAGGCCACGGTGCGGGCCATCATCGTGGGCAGCGGGATCGGCGTGGTGCTGGCCGCCGGCAACGTCTACATGGGACTGAAGACCGCGTTCATCGACGGAGGCAGCATCACCGCGGCGCTGCTCAGCTTCACGCTCTTCAGCACGTTCAAGCAGCTCTCGCGCCACCGGCCTTACACGGCGCTGGAGAACAACATCACCCAGACCACCGCTTCGTCGGCGGCGATCATGGCGTTCGTGGTCGGCGTCAGCGCGCCCATCCCGGCGCTGTCGCTGATGGGCCGGCAATTTCCGGCCTGGGCTTTGTGCGCGTGGGGCATCGGCGTCGCGCTGATGGGGATCCTCATCGCGGCGATGCTGCGGCGCAAGCTGGTGATCGTCGAAGGGCTGCCGTTTCCCACCGGCGCCGCCACCGCCGAGGTCATCGAGACCATGTACGTCGGTCGCGAGACGGCGCTGCTGCGCGCGCGATTGCTGTTGCTGTCCGCGTTGATCGGCGCCGGCGTGACCTGGTTTCGCGACGGCCATCCGGCGATCATTCCGGGCGCCACCATGCTGCCGGGTACGATCCTGGGCATCTCGGCGGCCAGCCTGACGCTGGGGATCAACTGGAGCCCGCTGATGGCGTCGACGGGCATGTTCATCGGCCTGCGCAACGCGCTCAGCTTGGGATTGGGAGCGATCATCACCTGGGCGCTGATCGCGCCGCGCCTGGTGGCGGCGGGGATCATCCAGGGCGGCGGCTACGGCGCGTTCGTTTCGTGGCTGGTGTGGCCGGGCCTGGGGTTGATGACGTCCAGCACGCTGTTGCCGCTGCTCATGGGGTGGCGATCGATCGGCCGTTCTCTCCGCGATCTTCCCCAGCTGGTGCGGCGGCCGTTGTCCAGCGGCGCCTCGTCCATCGGCTGGTTTCCGATGCGCAACCTGGTGCTGGTGGTCAGCGTCGGCGCGGTCATCGCCATCAGTCAGTCGGTCTTTCACATTCACCCGGCAGCCACCGTGGCGGGCGTGCTGCTGTCGGTGATCCTGGCCGGCGTCTGCAGCCGCGCCGCCGGCGAGACGGACATCGCCCCCATCGGCAACGCCGGCACAGTGACGCAACTTCTGTTCGCCGGTTTTGGCCCGGTGGTGTCCATCATGTCGGGAGCGATCGCCTCGGGCAGCAGCAGCCAGGCGGCGCAGACGCTGTGGGCGCTGAAGGCCGGGCATCGACTGAAGGCGTCGCCGCGCGCGCAGATCATCGGGCAGATGATCGGCGCCGTGGTGGGCGGCCTGGTGGTGGTGCCGGTGTACTTGATCATAGTCAAGACATACGGCATCGGCACCGAGTCCATGCCCGCCACGTCGGCGATTTCGTGGAAGGCCACCGCCGAAGCGGTGCGCGGTGGCCTGGCGGCGATGCCCCCTTACGGTCCAGCGGCGGGCGGGCTGGGGATCGCGCTCGGCGTGTTGATGTGCCTGTGCGCGCCCACGCGGGCCGGGCGGTTCCTGCCTTCGCCGATGGTCATGGGCATCGCCATGTTGATGCCGGCGTCGCTGTCGATCGCCGCGGTGCTGGGCGCGCTGGTTCTGGCGGCCGTGCGCAAGGCGCGGCCCGACGTGGACGACAACACCGTCGCCGCGGTGGCGGCGGGTGGGATGGCGGGCGAGTCAATCATGGGCGTCATCATCGCTGCATTGATCGCCAGCGGGCTGTTCTAG
- a CDS encoding TatD family hydrolase yields MIDSHCHLDFAEYGEDRPQVLARARASGVAAMICIGSGGDMTFARNATLLAAAETDIYAAVGIHPHDVARMAEDHWTELAELARRPRVVGIGETGLDYYYNHSPHDVQRTAYRRFIALAREVGLPIVSHIRDAHLDAAEILAAENAAAVGGVIHCFTGGVDDARRYLDLGHHLSFSGILTFKTAAPIREAAAFAPVDRILIETDAPYLAPVPHRGKRNEPSFIGKTLEVLAAVRNASVEAMDQATTENTRRLFKLPV; encoded by the coding sequence ATGATCGATTCTCATTGTCATCTCGATTTCGCCGAATACGGTGAAGACCGCCCTCAGGTGTTGGCCCGGGCACGTGCTTCCGGGGTTGCCGCCATGATCTGCATCGGGTCTGGCGGAGACATGACGTTCGCCCGGAACGCTACCCTACTTGCCGCCGCGGAGACAGATATCTACGCCGCTGTGGGCATTCACCCGCACGACGTGGCTCGCATGGCGGAAGACCACTGGACCGAACTGGCCGAACTGGCGCGTCGCCCGCGGGTTGTAGGGATTGGTGAGACAGGCCTCGACTATTACTACAACCACTCGCCGCACGATGTTCAGCGGACGGCTTACCGGCGGTTCATCGCCCTGGCGCGCGAGGTCGGTTTGCCCATCGTCTCGCACATCCGCGACGCCCACCTCGACGCAGCCGAGATTCTGGCCGCCGAGAACGCCGCCGCGGTGGGCGGGGTCATTCATTGCTTCACCGGCGGCGTCGACGACGCCCGCCGCTACCTGGACCTCGGCCATCACCTGTCTTTCTCGGGCATCCTCACCTTCAAGACCGCCGCTCCCATTCGCGAGGCGGCGGCCTTCGCCCCGGTCGATCGCATCTTGATCGAAACCGACGCGCCCTATCTCGCGCCCGTCCCCCACCGCGGCAAGCGCAACGAGCCTTCGTTCATCGGCAAGACCTTGGAGGTCCTGGCCGCCGTGCGCAACGCGAGCGTCGAGGCGATGGACCAGGCGACCACGGAAAATACCCGGCGTCTGTTCAAACTGCCGGTTTGA